From the genome of Streptomyces sp. NBC_01260, one region includes:
- a CDS encoding MFS transporter — translation MPLALLALAVSAFGIGTTEFVMMGLLPEVADDLGTSVPTAGYLVSAYAIGVVLGAPLLTALGSRIPRKRMLLLLMALFTVGNLASALAPGFGWLLAARVLAGLPHGAFFGVGAVVAARLVADGRQARAVATMFLGLTVANIVGVPAATLLGQHLGWRATFLVVAVIGLCAMAALARLVPRIPAEAHTDVRHEVRALGNRQVLLGLLTAVLGFAGVFAVYSYLSAMTTEVMGFGESSVTPVLALFGIGMTLGALAAGPLTDRALRPTLYGSLGALAVVLAVFPFAAQVQWAALVMVVLLGGVGFMTTTPLQMLVMNKAKHAPTLASASNHSAFNLANAGGAWLGGVAIAAGWGWTSPALVGAVLAVAGLAVAVTAGVLDRDRAPSRVVAGARPVRQESGADV, via the coding sequence ATGCCTCTGGCTCTGCTCGCACTCGCGGTGAGCGCCTTCGGCATCGGTACCACGGAGTTCGTGATGATGGGCCTGCTGCCCGAGGTCGCGGACGATCTCGGCACCTCCGTCCCCACAGCGGGCTATCTCGTCTCGGCCTATGCGATCGGTGTGGTGCTCGGCGCCCCGCTGCTCACCGCCCTCGGCTCCCGTATCCCGCGCAAACGGATGCTCCTGCTGCTGATGGCGCTGTTCACCGTCGGCAACCTCGCCTCCGCGCTCGCCCCCGGCTTCGGCTGGCTGCTCGCCGCACGGGTGCTGGCCGGGCTGCCGCACGGCGCGTTCTTCGGCGTCGGCGCGGTCGTCGCCGCCCGGCTGGTCGCCGACGGGCGCCAGGCGCGGGCCGTGGCGACGATGTTCCTCGGCCTGACCGTCGCCAACATCGTCGGCGTGCCCGCCGCCACCCTGCTCGGCCAGCACCTCGGCTGGCGGGCCACGTTCCTGGTGGTCGCGGTGATCGGGCTGTGCGCGATGGCCGCGCTCGCCCGGCTCGTCCCGCGGATCCCGGCCGAGGCGCACACCGACGTCCGCCACGAGGTGCGTGCCCTGGGCAACCGGCAGGTGCTGCTCGGACTGCTCACCGCCGTCCTCGGCTTCGCCGGGGTCTTCGCCGTGTACTCCTACCTCTCGGCGATGACGACCGAGGTGATGGGCTTCGGCGAATCCTCGGTGACGCCGGTGCTGGCACTCTTCGGTATCGGCATGACCCTGGGGGCGCTCGCCGCGGGCCCGCTCACGGACCGGGCGCTGCGTCCCACGCTGTACGGATCGCTGGGCGCGCTCGCGGTCGTCCTGGCCGTCTTCCCGTTCGCCGCCCAGGTGCAGTGGGCCGCGCTGGTGATGGTGGTGCTGCTGGGAGGGGTCGGCTTCATGACGACCACGCCGTTGCAGATGCTCGTCATGAACAAGGCCAAGCACGCCCCGACCCTGGCGTCCGCCTCCAACCACTCCGCGTTCAACCTGGCCAACGCGGGCGGCGCGTGGCTGGGCGGGGTGGCCATCGCGGCAGGCTGGGGCTGGACGTCCCCGGCCCTGGTCGGCGCGGTCCTGGCCGTGGCGGGCCTCGCGGTGGCGGTCACGGCGGGCGTACTGGACCGCGACCGCGCACCGTCCAGGGTGGTGGCCGGCGCCCGGCCCGTGCGGCAGGAGTCCGGAGCGGACGTGTGA
- a CDS encoding NAD+ synthase — MPQLRLALNQIDSTVGDLAGNAEAILHWTRHSAEQGAHLVAFPEMVLTGYPVEDLALRSSFVEASRDALRALAARLDEEGFGELPVVVGYLDRSDFPAPRYGQPAGSPRNAAAVLHRGGVALNFAKHHLPNYGVFDEFRYFVPGDSMPVVRVHGIDVALAICEDLWQDGGRVPAARAAGAGLLLSINASPYERDKDDTRLELVRKRAEEADCTTAYLAMIGGQDELVFDGDSIVVDKHGEVIARAPQFAEGSVIIDLDLPAAAPDAPSGVVNDGLRIDHVVLSEKPLPAYEAELAGGYADRLDDDEELYSALVVGLRAYAAKNGFGSVLIGLSGGIDSALVAAIACDALGAQNVYGISMPSKYSSDHSKGDAAELARRTGLNFRTVPIEPMFDAYMGSLGLTGLAEENLQSRLRGTMLMAVSNQEGQIVLAPGNKSELAVGYSTLYGDSVGAYGPIKDVYKTSIFRLAKWRNRAAEERGQTPPIPEASITKPPSAELRPGQVDTDSLPDYDVLDRILEMYVDRDQGIDTIVAAGFDQALVAKTLRMVDTAEYKRRQYPPGTKISPKGFGKDRRLPITNRWRESG, encoded by the coding sequence GTGCCTCAACTACGCCTCGCACTGAATCAGATCGACTCGACCGTCGGTGACCTCGCCGGCAACGCCGAGGCGATCCTCCACTGGACCCGGCACTCCGCCGAGCAGGGCGCCCACCTGGTGGCGTTCCCCGAGATGGTGCTGACCGGTTACCCCGTCGAGGACCTGGCCCTGCGGTCGTCCTTCGTCGAGGCGTCGCGGGACGCGCTGCGCGCGCTCGCCGCCCGTCTCGACGAGGAGGGCTTCGGGGAACTGCCGGTCGTCGTCGGATACCTCGACCGCTCCGATTTCCCGGCGCCGCGCTACGGCCAGCCCGCCGGGTCCCCGCGCAACGCCGCCGCGGTGCTGCACCGCGGCGGGGTCGCGCTGAACTTCGCCAAGCACCACCTGCCCAACTACGGCGTCTTCGACGAGTTCCGGTACTTCGTGCCGGGCGACTCGATGCCCGTCGTGCGGGTGCACGGGATCGATGTCGCGCTCGCGATCTGCGAGGACCTCTGGCAGGACGGCGGCCGGGTGCCGGCCGCGCGGGCCGCCGGGGCCGGACTGCTCCTCTCGATCAACGCCTCGCCCTACGAGCGGGACAAGGACGACACCCGGCTGGAACTGGTCCGCAAGCGGGCCGAGGAGGCCGACTGCACGACGGCCTATCTGGCGATGATCGGCGGCCAGGACGAGCTGGTCTTCGACGGCGACTCGATCGTCGTCGACAAGCACGGCGAAGTGATCGCCCGCGCCCCCCAGTTCGCCGAGGGCAGCGTGATCATCGACCTCGACCTGCCGGCCGCCGCGCCCGACGCGCCGTCGGGTGTGGTGAACGACGGGCTGCGCATCGACCACGTGGTCCTCTCCGAGAAGCCGCTGCCCGCGTACGAGGCGGAGCTGGCCGGAGGGTACGCGGACCGGCTCGACGACGACGAGGAGCTGTACTCGGCGCTCGTCGTGGGCCTGCGGGCGTACGCGGCGAAGAACGGCTTCGGCAGCGTGCTCATCGGGCTCTCCGGCGGGATCGACTCGGCGCTGGTCGCGGCGATCGCCTGCGACGCGCTGGGGGCGCAGAACGTCTACGGCATCTCGATGCCGTCGAAGTACTCCTCGGACCACTCCAAGGGCGACGCGGCCGAGCTGGCGCGGCGTACCGGGCTGAACTTCCGGACCGTACCGATCGAGCCGATGTTCGACGCGTACATGGGGTCGCTGGGGCTCACCGGTCTCGCCGAGGAGAACCTCCAGTCGCGGCTGCGCGGCACGATGCTGATGGCCGTCTCCAACCAGGAGGGGCAGATCGTCCTGGCGCCGGGCAACAAGTCGGAGCTGGCGGTCGGTTACTCGACGCTGTACGGCGACTCCGTCGGCGCGTACGGGCCGATCAAGGACGTCTACAAGACGTCGATCTTCCGGCTGGCGAAGTGGCGCAACCGGGCCGCCGAGGAGCGCGGGCAGACCCCGCCGATCCCGGAGGCCTCCATCACCAAGCCGCCCAGCGCGGAGCTGCGTCCTGGGCAGGTCGACACGGACTCGCTGCCCGACTACGACGTGCTGGACCGGATCCTGGAGATGTACGTCGACCGGGACCAGGGGATCGACACGATCGTGGCGGCCGGGTTCGACCAGGCGCTGGTCGCGAAGACCCTGCGGATGGTGGACACGGCGGAGTACAAGCGGCGGCAGTATCCGCCGGGCACGAAGATCTCGCCCAAGGGCTTCGGCAAGGACCGGCGACTGCCGATCACGAACCGCTGGCGCGAGTCCGGCTGA
- a CDS encoding multicopper oxidase family protein, translated as MSAQHTRRAVLGASIALAGTGVLAACSDSAASTDHSGMDHSGPSGTTVPKGYVAPDGPEVAAAEERRGSGPVRKVSLTATPSRFDLGGGHTVSTWAYGDRLPGQEVRVTAGDTLDLTLANHLPQSTSLHWHGLALRNDMDGVPGLTQRAIEPGKDFTYRFAVPNPGTYWFHPHSGVQLDRGLYAPLIVEDPKEPLSYDKEWVVVLDDWLDGVDGSTPDAVLQELTKGSGHSGHAMEAAPSAGTGTGPSRMLMGATSTLLGGDAGDVAYPYYLINGRTPQDPSAFGARPGDRIRLRIINAGGDTAFRVALGGHRMTITHTDGFPVRHTTTDALLLGMGERYDVLVTAGDGVFPLTALAEGKKASAMALLRTGTGAAPGASVRPKELTGQLVTADRLAPDASVALPGREPDRTVRLRLTGSMAAYDWAFDGKPYSADQRHPVRAGERVRLELRNPTAMWHPVHLHGHTFALAGNASGARKDTAIVLPRQSLTVDFDADNPGLWMLHCHNLYHAEAGMMTVVGYRS; from the coding sequence ATGTCCGCTCAGCACACCCGACGCGCCGTACTCGGCGCATCGATCGCCCTTGCCGGTACCGGAGTTCTCGCCGCCTGCTCCGACAGCGCCGCGTCCACCGACCACTCCGGCATGGACCACTCCGGTCCGTCCGGCACGACGGTCCCCAAGGGATACGTGGCCCCCGACGGCCCCGAGGTCGCGGCGGCCGAGGAGCGCCGGGGCTCCGGTCCCGTACGCAAGGTCTCCCTGACCGCCACCCCGTCCCGGTTCGACCTGGGCGGCGGGCACACCGTCAGCACCTGGGCGTACGGGGACCGGCTGCCCGGCCAGGAGGTGCGGGTCACCGCGGGCGACACGCTCGACCTCACCCTCGCCAACCACCTTCCGCAGTCGACCTCGCTGCACTGGCACGGGCTCGCCCTGCGCAACGACATGGACGGTGTCCCCGGGCTGACCCAGCGGGCCATCGAGCCGGGCAAGGACTTCACCTACCGGTTCGCGGTGCCGAATCCGGGCACGTACTGGTTCCACCCGCACTCGGGCGTCCAGCTGGACCGCGGGCTGTACGCGCCGCTGATCGTCGAGGACCCGAAGGAGCCGCTGTCGTACGACAAGGAGTGGGTCGTCGTCCTGGACGACTGGCTCGACGGGGTGGACGGCTCCACCCCCGACGCGGTGCTCCAGGAGCTCACCAAGGGCAGCGGTCACAGCGGGCACGCCATGGAGGCCGCCCCCTCGGCCGGTACCGGAACCGGGCCCTCGCGCATGCTCATGGGCGCCACCAGCACATTGCTGGGCGGTGACGCGGGCGATGTCGCCTACCCGTACTACCTGATCAACGGCCGCACTCCGCAGGACCCGTCCGCCTTCGGCGCCCGGCCCGGTGACCGGATCCGGCTGCGGATCATCAACGCGGGCGGTGACACCGCGTTCCGCGTCGCACTCGGCGGCCACCGGATGACGATCACGCACACGGACGGCTTCCCGGTCCGGCACACCACGACGGACGCCCTGCTGCTCGGCATGGGCGAGCGGTACGACGTGCTGGTGACCGCCGGGGACGGGGTGTTCCCGCTGACCGCGCTGGCCGAGGGGAAGAAGGCCTCCGCGATGGCGCTGCTCCGTACCGGCACGGGCGCGGCGCCCGGCGCCTCCGTGCGGCCGAAGGAGCTGACCGGTCAGCTGGTGACGGCCGACCGGCTGGCCCCGGACGCGTCCGTGGCGTTGCCCGGCCGTGAGCCCGACCGCACGGTGCGGTTGAGGCTGACCGGTTCCATGGCGGCGTACGACTGGGCCTTCGACGGGAAGCCGTACAGCGCCGACCAGCGCCATCCGGTGCGGGCCGGGGAGCGGGTCCGGCTGGAGTTGCGGAACCCGACCGCGATGTGGCACCCGGTCCATCTGCACGGGCACACGTTCGCGCTGGCCGGGAACGCGTCCGGGGCCCGTAAGGACACCGCGATCGTGCTGCCCCGGCAGTCGCTGACGGTGGACTTCGACGCCGACAACCCGGGGTTGTGGATGCTCCACTGCCACAACCTGTACCACGCGGAGGCGGGCATGATGACGGTCGTCGGCTACCGCAGCTGA
- a CDS encoding DUF6153 family protein, with translation MFGMRGARYGQLLLFAALLFGIVTMHTVGHPAEHSGQGAAAMTASHATAAGTVHPDARRPARPAPMRGMDPMAVCLAVLSVWGLALLTVLMVARRPADSVAGGAGTRTSWRPRPPPPPRPRKAVLTDLSVLRI, from the coding sequence ATGTTCGGAATGAGGGGTGCGAGGTACGGGCAGCTGCTGCTGTTCGCCGCGCTGCTCTTCGGGATCGTCACCATGCACACCGTCGGCCACCCGGCGGAGCACAGCGGGCAGGGTGCCGCCGCGATGACCGCTTCGCACGCGACGGCCGCGGGGACCGTGCACCCGGACGCCCGGCGCCCCGCCCGTCCGGCGCCCATGCGGGGCATGGACCCGATGGCCGTCTGCCTCGCCGTGCTCTCCGTCTGGGGCCTCGCCCTGCTCACCGTGCTCATGGTGGCGCGGCGGCCCGCGGACAGCGTGGCGGGAGGCGCCGGGACCCGTACGTCGTGGAGGCCGCGGCCCCCTCCCCCGCCACGGCCGCGCAAGGCCGTTCTCACTGACCTGTCGGTACTGCGGATATAG
- a CDS encoding CBS domain-containing protein: protein MTIAKDIMHTGATWIPAHETLDRAAQLMREHKVGALPISANGEQDRMIGILTDRDIVVDCVAMGRDPSKVTAGDLAHGTPRWIDAGAEVEDVLQEMQNHRIRRLPVVENKKLIGMISEADLAQHLSDDQIAGWAEKVYAHS from the coding sequence ATGACCATCGCCAAGGACATCATGCACACCGGCGCCACCTGGATCCCGGCGCACGAGACCCTCGACCGCGCCGCCCAGCTGATGCGTGAGCACAAAGTCGGGGCGCTGCCCATCTCGGCCAACGGCGAGCAGGACCGGATGATCGGCATCCTCACGGACCGCGACATCGTGGTCGACTGCGTAGCGATGGGTCGCGACCCGTCGAAGGTGACCGCGGGCGACCTCGCCCACGGCACGCCGCGCTGGATCGACGCGGGCGCGGAGGTGGAGGATGTGCTTCAGGAGATGCAGAACCATCGCATCCGCCGGCTTCCCGTGGTCGAGAACAAGAAGCTGATCGGCATGATCAGCGAAGCCGACCTGGCGCAGCACCTCTCCGACGACCAGATCGCCGGCTGGGCCGAGAAGGTCTACGCCCACAGCTGA
- a CDS encoding DUF305 domain-containing protein, with protein sequence MTVTERTRRTRWVAGSAVALAVLFAGAATVASARDDGADLQATGSESAPRTPAADSADAGFAQDMAVHHQQAVEMSFIVRDRTRDEDVRRFAYDIANTQANQRGMLLGWLDLWELPKVATGQEPMAWMADGSGAGAGGHDGHDMGDMDGMGGMPGHGGGYQAHDGSLMPGMATRTELGRLRKADGRQAEILYLQLMTDHHKGGIDMARGCASLCTVKAEKRLARGMVEAQQSELDAMAGMLAKRGSAPRA encoded by the coding sequence GTGACGGTTACGGAGCGCACCCGGCGCACCCGGTGGGTGGCGGGTTCCGCCGTCGCGCTCGCGGTGCTGTTCGCGGGGGCGGCGACGGTGGCCTCCGCGCGGGACGACGGGGCGGACCTCCAGGCGACCGGGTCCGAGTCCGCCCCGCGCACGCCCGCGGCGGACTCGGCGGACGCCGGGTTCGCCCAGGACATGGCGGTCCACCACCAGCAGGCCGTGGAGATGTCCTTCATCGTGCGGGACCGCACGCGGGACGAGGACGTGCGCCGTTTCGCGTACGACATCGCCAACACACAGGCCAACCAGCGGGGCATGTTGCTCGGCTGGCTGGATCTGTGGGAGCTGCCCAAGGTGGCCACCGGACAGGAGCCGATGGCCTGGATGGCCGACGGGTCCGGTGCCGGTGCCGGTGGGCACGACGGCCACGACATGGGCGATATGGACGGGATGGGCGGGATGCCGGGGCATGGGGGCGGTTACCAGGCCCACGACGGGTCCCTCATGCCCGGCATGGCCACCCGCACCGAGCTCGGCCGGCTCCGCAAGGCCGACGGCAGGCAGGCCGAGATCCTGTATCTCCAGCTGATGACCGACCACCACAAGGGCGGGATCGACATGGCCCGCGGCTGCGCGAGCCTGTGCACCGTGAAGGCGGAGAAGCGGCTGGCCCGGGGCATGGTCGAGGCCCAGCAGTCCGAGCTGGACGCGATGGCCGGGATGCTGGCGAAGCGCGGCTCGGCGCCCCGCGCCTGA
- a CDS encoding DUF3105 domain-containing protein, with protein MSHESHDRRTRIEQMRNADRVRDRRNRVLAISLSAVVVAGLVAFGSYTLLDRSEASADQKSADAKVSEQHGADGKDAADGAIEGEKTWDAKKLTRNHVTKTVTYPMKPPVGGDHNPVWMNCDGEVYKKAIPDMNAVHSLEHGSVWVTYTDKAPVADLDKLAERVGKTPYSLMSPYEGQAGTIMLSAWGKQVTVDGADDPRVAQFFSKYVQGPQTPEPGAACTGGLGAQ; from the coding sequence ATGAGCCACGAGAGCCACGACCGCAGGACCCGCATAGAGCAGATGCGCAACGCCGACCGCGTGCGGGACCGCCGCAACCGTGTGCTGGCCATAAGCCTCAGCGCCGTCGTCGTCGCAGGTCTCGTCGCCTTCGGCAGCTACACACTGCTCGACAGGTCCGAGGCCTCCGCGGACCAGAAGTCCGCCGACGCGAAGGTGTCGGAGCAGCACGGGGCGGACGGGAAGGACGCGGCCGACGGCGCGATCGAGGGCGAGAAGACGTGGGACGCGAAGAAGCTGACCCGCAACCACGTCACCAAGACCGTGACGTACCCGATGAAGCCCCCGGTCGGCGGTGACCACAACCCCGTCTGGATGAACTGCGACGGCGAGGTGTACAAGAAGGCGATCCCCGACATGAACGCCGTGCACTCGCTGGAGCACGGTTCGGTGTGGGTGACGTACACGGACAAGGCCCCGGTCGCGGACCTGGACAAGCTCGCCGAGCGGGTCGGGAAGACCCCGTACTCGCTGATGAGCCCGTACGAGGGCCAGGCCGGCACGATCATGCTGAGCGCCTGGGGCAAGCAGGTCACGGTGGACGGCGCCGACGACCCCCGGGTGGCGCAGTTCTTCTCCAAGTACGTGCAGGGGCCGCAGACGCCCGAGCCGGGCGCGGCGTGCACCGGCGGACTGGGGGCCCAGTGA